ggaagcgactcccaaaccttccataacaaagccatcacctacagagagatgaacctctaagaagagaagagaagagttctctaagcaagctggtcctggggctctgttcacaaacacaaacagactccacagagccccaggacagcaacacaattatacccaaccaaattatgagaaaacaaaaatatttttccttgacatattggaaagaatttaaaaaaaactatgcaaactagaatgctatttggccctaaacagcgagtgcacagtggcagaatacttgaccactgtgactgacccaaaataaaggaaatctttgactatgtacagactcagtgagcatagccttgctattgagaaaggtcaccGTAGGCAGAGCAGGCTCTCAAGAAAAGACAtgctgtgcacactgcccacaaaatgaggtggaaactgagctgcacttcctaacatcctgccaaatgtatgaccatattagagacacatatttccctcagattacacagacccacaatgaattcgaaaacaaatccaattttgatgaactgccatatctattgggtaaaatatcacagtgtgcaatcacagcagcaagatttgtgaccttttgccacaagaaaagggcaaccagtgaagaacaaacagcatTATAAATAAAACCTATATttctttattttcccttttgtacttatcTATTTGCacttctcactcaatgtcaacaaaacaaaggagatgatcgtggacagaCGAGTACAGTAAGTACTGTACTacatgttcacccatgactacgtgGTCAAgctcgcctccaactcaatcatcaagtttgcagatgacacaacagtcaggcttgattaccaacaatgacgagacagcttacagggtggaggtgagggctctgggagagtggggccaggaaaataacctctcactcaacgtcaacaaaacaaaggagatgattgtggacttcaggaaacaggagagggtgcacccccctattcacatcgatgggaccgcagtggagaaggtagaacgcttcaagttccttggtgtacacatcaacaacaaactgaaatggaccacccacacagacagtgtggtgaagaaggtgcaacagaacctcttcaacctcaggaggctgaaagaatttgtcttggcacctaaaaccctcacaaacatttacagatgcacaattgagagcatcctgttgggctgtatcactgcctggcaCGGCAACTGCACCATCGGCAAGTatgcccaacgcattaccgggggcaaactacccgccttccaggacaactacagcacccgatgtcacaggaaggccaaaaagatcatcaaggacatcaaccacccgagccactgcctgtttacctcgctatcatccagaaggcaaggtcagcacaggtgcatcaaagctaggaccgagagactgaaaaaaaaaaaaaaatcaaatgtacttatatagcccttcttacatcagctgatatatcaaagtgctgcacagaaacccagcctaaaaccccaaacagcaagcaatgcaggtgtaaaagcacggtggctaggaaaaacttcctagaaaggccaaaacataggaagaaacctatagaggaacaaggctatgagaagtggccagtcctcttctggctgtgccgggtggagattataacagaacatggccaagatgttcaaatgttcataaatgaccagcatggtcaaataatagtaatcacagtgaacaggtcagggtttcatagccgcaggcagaacagttgaaaatggagcagcagcacggccaggtggactggggacaacgaggagtcatcatgccatgtAGTCCTGAGGCACGGTCCTagtgctcaggtcctccgagagagagaaagaaagaaagagagaaagagagaattagagagagcatacttaaatgcacacaggacacaggagaaataagacaggagaaatactccagatataacagactgaccctagccccccgacacataaactactgcagcataaatactggaggctgagacaggaggggtcaggagacactgtgacaccatccgatgatacccccggacagggccaaacaggcaggatataaccccacccactttgccaaagcacagccccctcaCCACTAGTGTGATATCTTCaaacaccaacttaccatcctgagacaaggccgaatatagcccacaaagagatccgccacggcacaacccaaggggggggggggggggggggggactcaacccactcaagtgacgcacccctcctgtaatagggttagaggcagagaatcccagtggagagagtggaactggccaggcagagacagcacgGGTGGTTctttgctccagtgcctttcagttcaccttcacactcctgggccagactacatgtaaccgatgtgaaatggctagctagttagcggtggtgcgcgctaatagcgtttcaatcggtgatatcacttgctttgagaccttgaagtagttgttccccttgctctgcaagggccgaggcttttgtggagcgatgggtaacgatgcttcgtgggtgactgttgttgatgtgtgcagagggtccctggttcgagcctgGGTATGGGCGAGggaacggactaaagttaaactgttacattcactcaatcataggacctactgaagagatgagtcttcaataaagacttaaaggttgagaccgagtctgcgtctctcacatgggtaggcagaccattccataaaaatggagctctaaaggagaaagccctgcctccagctgtttgcttagaaattctagggacaattacatgctgaccagaccggacacatcGCGTGCGTGAGCGTCgcaaaaataaatgtagaaatccatgttattcaattattgcacccacactgctcgcgtgctCCAAtgagcgtctgcgatgccaagagctaaaatagaactcctttctatttctgacgcagatcgagctgaaagtcctgcctctcccatctcctcattggtttatagaagcaggtacccacgtgccatctcattGGTTATTCCCACGTGGATGATTGAAAGAGTAAATGTTTTGCCAGTTGTCGTGGTAAAAGTGTAGatgcaatcaccatataagttcaaacaTGAAAAGGcctaggaggagagatgactggaaacgattcggttggccgtctTATGTGTGGAAGTAGAAGACCTTGTTTTATGTATGGAAGTAGAATAccttaattgtcggagtagaagaccttgtgcatttcagggaAAATAGCAACTCTATGTTTATATCGGAGGACAAATAAGCaaacaacagcaagctagctaaataggacaaattagctagcaagtgcaagataactagctaaattgccatacatgcttttcgacctgtccccaaattaatgtcattggttcagagtttgttttgatattttaacctggtgtcgtgattgcgtttggtgtagggggacaaaataaatgtatgcacgatagcgcacgcgcgcagccggtgtGTGTTCCGTGTTAGGAAGCATGCGTCTTGTGACCTAGGtaaggcaggaccaaatcggaaagataggtaggagcaagcccatgtaatgctttgtaggttagcagtaaaaccttgaaatcagcccttgcctcaacaggaagccagtgtagggaagctagcactggagtaatatgatcaaatgtagTAATATGATCAAAAAACAGATTCTATATCAagcccatcagactgttaaacagccttcACTAGCACATTATAGACtgctgcctatagacatagactagaaatcactggccactttaagaaaTGGAACATTCGTCACTttgataatgtttacatattttgcattactcatctcatatgtatatacagtattctatactattctactgtatctttgtccatgccgctctgacatatttttaattccattccttacttaCATTTGtatgtattgggtatatgttgtgaaattgttagatattacttgttagatattactgcactgtcagagcaAGGAataacaagcattttgctacacctgcaataacatctgctaaacacgtgtatgtgaccaatacaatttgattttaatatgacatttgaaatgtctttattcttttggaacttttgtgagtgtaatgtttactgtcaaTTTTTTatcgtttatttcacttttatttattatctatttcacttgctttggcaatgtaatcatatgtttcccatgccattaATGAACCTTAAATtgaattcagagagagagagtgagcagggTTGTACCCTGAAGTTGGATGGTAATTCAATACGTAAGTTCCAAAATGGTGACAAATACTGTCATTACATGACTCTCCCCTGGACTAAATCAAAAAATACTAATCCCTTCCcagactgaaattgaaaaagcatgacactcccccattttcctccgaGAAATACAGTAATTGCTTACATTTCTGCCTGTCCCTGAAGTATAATGGATATATACTGAAGTCCAGTTGGGGGCGGTAATGCAAGATATTGGATGCTTTAATGGTGGGTGCCATTAAAGCCCACTGAAGAAGAATAAGTAGAATTTGGTCATTGCAAATCTTTTCCGAAATGTGAGATAATTTACTTGTTCTCTGTACTATCGTATAGCTTTGGAATCGGGACATTATCTACTGCGGAGAAAAATATGCAGGTTTTTCGACTCATATCCTGACTATGAGAAGGGATTGACGATTCGTTTAGCAACCTTGTGACCCAGCATGACAACGTGAACGAGATTGTTCGACAGTCTGCTGGGTGAGGCGATATACGTTCCTCCATTCATTAACGAATGGGATTCCTAGATCCTCCTTTCCCTAATGTCGCTGTTAAATCGAGATAGTAGTGTATTTTGTTATTGCATGGCCAGTGTGAGCCAGAACGCTAACGTTACATGTCAGTCAGTAGTTGTCATTCCAAATGCGGTGGTCAGTGGATAAACTAGCTATGAGTTGAACATATGTCAGAAAACGAACTAGTAGCCAGTTGTTGTTGCCCATGGTGGAATCATATCAAACCCACGGGCTCCTGAGTCTAACTAACGTAACAATCGCGTTCACGTAACGTTACCTAGCGCCGCGAGTTAGCAATTTGCTACCTAGCTAAGCTGTTTTATATCAAAACGATGAAATGAATCAAACACTgtagttagctagcaagccaccCTCGGCGATAATGTTATtgtggggcaggaatgtcagatTCGTGTTTTAATTTTATGTTCACTGTCATTGAAGTTGATGGTTACTACTGGTTACAGATCCGAAGCGAGATAAATTGTCCCCAATGTTTTGTTTCGTTTAGGCCTCAGTGACGTCAAGCACTTAAGAACACTCATCCAGTCACCCGACAGGTTTTATGTCGAGATGAATGAATATTCATGCCATTGCCCCTTCCTGCTGAAGGAAATTACGCCTCCCGGGAGACCTCTTGTGAACACTTTTTTAAAAAGTAACTTTTCTACTGTTGACTTTTTTCTCTACAATTCAGGATATCATTTATATGACAAGTTGTCTGATAAAGGAACAATAGCTTCCTCAATGGATCAGGTAAGTCTGGTTTCCTTTTAACAGTATAGGCCTGCTGTGCTATATAACATGTCTAGGCCTAGTTTTCATCATCTTTGATCCTCCACATTCCAGTGTTCTGTGTTATTGGCTggacaaaaaaaaacatgacGGTAAAActtgtttagttttttttcctTCAGAAAAGTACCCTACTAATGTATCATGCGTAGGAATCTGGGTTTATTACTTAATTATCTCTCCTTCATTACTTaattatctctccttcctcccaaagtgtgcacttgttcacctCCACTGATTTTGAAAGTCAGATTATCCATTATATGACCAGATACTGAAAATACATCATCGCCTGTGGGGTTTATCAGCGGTTGGCATCTAACTTTATGGTACATTAAGCCATCTcctgtactggagtgtgggccagCGACAGGGATCGAGGAACTAAATCCTATGTGCCAGCCCCGTTTCTCTTAAAACATAAATATTTGTGACTGTGTCTAACACTGTTCAACTCAGTATGCTTATCAAACTCAATTCCTGTACCCTATTGTCCCTTATACAgtatcactctctctttccctatcataCTGCCCACACTATCAGTACATGCTCCACTGTCTCTGTTTCCTGGCAGTAATCACACCTTCCTGTTGAATGATTTCCTATCACATTTAATAACTTATTCAGCTGGCTGTGCCCTACTCTTAGCCTTGTAAGgaaagcctcctctcttctgtcccttcTACTTTCCTACCATCCTCCCCTACTTTACTCTGTACCTGgaataggggcagcaggtagcctagtggtttataccgttgggctagtaacctgagccgactaggtggaaAATCTGTCAATGTATTTTTGAGCAACTTAacactaattgctcctgtaagtcactctgataagagtttctgctaaatgactaaaatataaacACTGAATAAATGCCTGCCCTTATTGTCACTGTTccactgctcctgccatctctgcacaaCCACTGCCCATGTAATTCCCTTAGCCTCTGCCTTGCTCATTGGCACCTCCACCTCCTGTCTCCTATGGGCGTGTTTAGCTAGCACATCTACTTCCTCATTCCCTTCCACCCCCACATGGGCCGGGACCCAAGCAAAGCTTATATGGACACCCATATGTCTCACCTGGGCATGAATTTGAATTGCTTCATATAGCAGGCCTCGTATAGCAGGCCTTGTCTGCTATTTGAGCTAAATGATTGCCAACTCAACACAGCACACGAGACAACATATAACTACACTGTCTGGTTTGACTTCCTCCGCCCACTGCAAGGCCAACAGTATGGCCATCAGCTCTGCCATGTACACAGCCAGGTGGTCTGGAATACGTCTCCTGACAGCCACCCCACTCTCCTGTTCAACAAAGGCTGGTCCAGTCTGACCTGTCCTTGGGTCTTTTGATCCATCTGTATATATGGGCAAAAAATACTGATTTACAGTTAACAGTCGCCTTCTAAAGAACTTGCATTGATCAACCCCTCCCTGTCTTTCCGTACTCTCTTCAACACTTGTAAATCAACTACTGGAGGTGGGAGTAGCCATGGTGGACTCACAGGGATAGGTACCGTGGGGCTAAAGTCCCTGCCATACATTCCCTGCCATACATTCCCATCTGCCTCGCCTGCATATCACCCACCCATCCAAAGCTTTTATTCTGTCCATGTTCATGCTCCCAACTTTTCTGTAGCTCCCCTTTTTGTGGGGTGAGACACCTCATGTTCCTGTAAGTTAAAACCTAATAATGAATTGCCAGCGATTGCCTTCTAATATGAAATGGCAATGAAAATAGATGTCTTCACAAATGGAAGGCAGTCGTTACCACAGCAACAAAGTCAAAAATGTATATCATAGAAATTCATGGTAACAgaaatgtgtttttatttattttaaggttagggtcaggcaTGAGGTTAGCAGTGtgcttaaggttaggtttaagatgacattttaagaagagaaattgttgaaatgggcgtggcttacgactttgtggctgtggtaactagtgactacCCGGCACTActgtttttttctcaaagttgctggcatgtcacgtgtcctacttttctcagtacactcgtaacaacctcATCATTACGAAATGTATATACGCTCAAATTAACCACAAGTCGTTTTGAAAGGTAATGACTGGTAAaagaaatatggtggaaactctGACTAGCCCATGCCTCTACAAACCCAATGCTATTAGATTTGTGGAAAGTAGGGAACGATTGAACATTTGAGAAAAAAGGTGATATTCTAGGGATGTACCCAAATCAGAGGTGTGGACTAAATTAATCAAATATTTGGTTTAGTGATACTGTTTAATATTTATTGTGGCCACCAGGACAAAGCTAGCACGTTTCCCTCCACCCTCCTGGAGTCCCCAGGTCAAACGTCTCCGGGTACCGCTTTACTGCAGGGTCTGGTCGACTGCAGGAAAACACTGGGGCCGTGTggaactgagagaggaggagaagaagaagagaaggaagatGGAGATTTGATTTCATTAAGTAAGAACCATGGTGTGTAGATTAGACTACAGTCTGCTTCTGAAACTCTAGCGAAGGTGCATAAAGATGGCTGCCTGCATGTACTTACCACAAATTCCTTGTTTTGCTAAGTTCACTGTATTCTACTTTGCTCTCCTTTACTGCTATTTTGGTATGCTCATTAGCACAGTAAACATGATCCCAATTTTAGCTTCAAGTCGCCGGCAATTTGAAAAAAACAAAAAGTAGATTGTTGATTTATTGGAACATTGTTCAATGTCGCGCACCGTAGTTTCAGAACTCAGTGGATAAAACAATGACGTCATATCAGAGTTCTGCCATCTTTATGAACTTAGTCATTCATTGATTCATTATATATGAAAATATCTGGGTCGTTCCACCCATTTTTTAAAAGTGTAACTTGGTCAAAAGATTTTACCATTCTGTaacaaagagcacatgttcaacttcacaAAAAACAAGACATTGAATAAAAATATTACTACACTAAGTGCCtatgtgccaaataaagtaacctggttgactgtaacaggggaCTACTGAAAACAACAAAACTACCAGATTACATGGGTAAAATAGTCCTTTAAATGAACCATAGCACtgcttgtgacagggggaatggaaggttGTTTTGTGAAACAAGGAGTGGCATTTGAATGCAATCTTCACAAAAAAATGatttgttaaaacatttctagcatGTCTATGTATGGGGAGAGGGTTGACTTGCTCAGTTCTCCACCACAAAACAGCAATAAATTGATAAAAAgaatagaaccagctcacctgcttttactctgattttgactattagatgttcaatgtttgttttcaaaacatattttttaaaggaatagtttcaccatattaaaacgagagttcagttcatgtaacagtgttgaccttaaaatgagggacagacgtaaatGAATTACTAATCACATCCATAGTaaccttcagaaatgactttgtcaaagcaacaaaataactagtgcTTTACAATGAGTATGTTTACATGTGTTAGGTTCTGAACTAACAGAGTAAAAACTCAGACAACTAGGAGAGGCTCAAACCAAGAttattcacccactgggtcatACAGCTGCAAAGACCTGATTACACAAGCACATATATTTATACCCTCCTACTAGGCGGAGTCAACTCCTTGCACAGCTAGACAGCCAAcacatctctgttgctaggcaggaaCTTAATTGGTTCCTCTCATTGGTGTTGTCATGGCCTTGCCTGATGTTGGAACCTTCGTGGGCGTGGAAGTATGTGTCAAATAGGACTGTTTCTTCTCACTCCACTTCATCGGCCTACCCCAAATTCCTCGCTCCTCTCTAATCCACAGCTGTCCAATTTATCAGTGACTGAAACCGGACTGTTGCCCTTTGCCTCCCTCCTTAGGAAATAACATGTTTTGACAGTGTAAACTTTCTGCACCCCTCCCTTGTCTCACTCAGTAACTTTCCATACACTTAGTTCCAAACATATACATTCCTTCTACATGCAAAGTAATCAACAAGttctagtatggtaacatgaaTAGGTATATTTCAAGCTAGAATCCAACACATCCCCAATCATCATTTGACATTAAACTAGTTATGGCAGTAGGCCGACtatggcattagtcatgtaaacaccttactctgctgaTCTTAATTGGCTTAAGTTGACAATCAAAGTGACGCTGttaaaaacacctggttttctgagcaatttCTCAATTTATTAGGACACGTCAAGGCCTTCAGATTCATAGAGGCATATTTCATCTTTACATGTTCTAGCACGAGCAGCGCAAGCTTCCTTCTTTTGCTCGAGTGCAGTGAGTTCAggaaaaactgaaagtatgcatcttagaaatagttttcacatacaaacgtTATATGTCAGAATTCGGAATCAAATATGCTTCTAAAAAATAACATGGATGCTGTGGTAGTAcaattattttgattaattttcagcatttatcaaagtcccatcaggtagcctgatttcagatgtccATGCTATTCAATGTCTTTGTTTCACAGGGGACAGCCCTAATCGTTGCTCTCTCAGTGGGAAGGGCTTATCATCTGGGGAGCCTCGACAACATCATGATGCTGACAAgaaagagaagagtctctccagaccagaacacctcaagaaacaccagcaaagACGTATAGGGAAGAAACCTCACCACTGCTGCTTtgattgtgggaagagttttgctaaaCAGAGGGAATTGATAATTTACCAGCGGagtcacactggagagaaaccgtaCCACTGCTCTCAATGCGGGAAGCGTTTCGCTGCATCTAAAACGTTAAAATCTCTGAGAATTCATACAGGGGAGAGGCCTTACCCCTGCTTTGATTGTGGGACGACTTTCAGTCAATCAAGAGCCCTGacaacacaccaacacatacacacaggagagaagccttacagctgtgatcagtgtgggaagagcttccgGAGGTCAGGACACCTGACTAcacaccaacgcatacacacaggagagaagccttacagctgtgatcagtgtgggaagagcttcaatcaATCAGGAGATCTGACAACACACCAACgcatccacacaggagagaagccttatagctgtgatcagtgtgggaagagcttcaggaactcaggacacctgactagacacaaacgcatacacacaggagagaagccttataccTGTGAagagtgtgggaagagctttgcACTATCCGGAAATCTGACTACACAcaaacgcatacacacaggagagaagccttatagctgtgatcagtgtgggaagagcttcaatcaTTCAGGATCCCTGATTACAcatcaacacatacacacaggagagaagccttatagctgtgatcagtgtgggaagagtttcaatCATTCAGGAAATCTGACTTcacaccaacgcatacacacaggagagaaaccttatagctgtgttcaGTGTGGGAAAAGCTTCAGGAAGTCAGGACACCTGACTGAACACCAGcgcattcacacaggagagacgtcttatagctgtgatcagtgtgggaaaagCTTCAATCAACCAGGAGACCTGACTAaacaccaacgcatacacacaggagagaagccttatcgctgtgatcagtgtgggaagaccTTCAATCAATCAGGATCCCTGGTTAcacaccaacgcatacacacaggagagaagccttatagctgtgatcattgtgggaagagcttcaatcaatcaggagacctgactacacaccaacgcatacacacaggagagaagccttatagctgttaTCATTGTGGGAAGAGCTTCAGAAACTCAGGACACCTGACTGCgcaccaacgcatacacacaggagagaagccttatagctgttatcagtgtgggaagagcttcaatcaATCAGGAGACCTGACTAaacaccaacgcatacacacaggagagaaaccgtatagctgtgatcagtgtgggaagagcttcaatcaATCAGGATACCTGCCTATACACCaacgaatacacacaggagagaagccttatagctgtaatcAGTGTGGGAAGGGTTTTGCTCGAGATTCCACCCTGACTGcacaccaacgcatacacacaggagagaagccttatagctgtgatcagtgtgggaagagcttcaa
The DNA window shown above is from Salvelinus fontinalis isolate EN_2023a chromosome 40, ASM2944872v1, whole genome shotgun sequence and carries:
- the LOC129839951 gene encoding zinc finger protein 721-like isoform X8, yielding MNEYSCHCPFLLKEITPPGRPLVNTFLKSNFSTVDFFLYNSGYHLYDKLSDKGTIASSMDQDKASTFPSTLLESPGQTSPGTALLQGLVDCRKTLGPCGTERGGEEEEKEDGDLISLSKNHGDSPNRCSLSGKGLSSGEPRQHHDADKKEKSLSRPEHLKKHQQRRIGKKPHHCCFDCGKSFAKQRELIIYQRSHTGEKPYHCSQCGKRFAASKTLKSLRIHTGERPYPCFDCGTTFSQSRALTTHQHIHTGEKPYSCDQCGKSFRRSGHLTTHQRIHTGEKPYSCDQCGKSFNQSGDLTTHQRIHTGEKPYSCDQCGKSFRNSGHLTRHKRIHTGEKPYTCEECGKSFALSGNLTTHKRIHTGEKPYSCDQCGKSFNHSGSLITHQHIHTGEKPYSCDQCGKSFNHSGNLTSHQRIHTGEKPYSCVQCGKSFRKSGHLTEHQRIHTGETSYSCDQCGKSFNQPGDLTKHQRIHTGEKPYRCDQCGKTFNQSGSLVTHQRIHTGEKPYSCDHCGKSFNQSGDLTTHQRIHTGEKPYSCYHCGKSFRNSGHLTAHQRIHTGEKPYSCYQCGKSFNQSGDLTKHQRIHTGEKPYSCDQCGKSFNQSGYLPIHQRIHTGEKPYSCNQCGKGFARDSTLTAHQRIHTGEKPYSCDQCGKSFNQSGDLITHQRIHTGERPYSCDQCGKSFARDFTLTTHQLTHTGEKPYSCLCGKSFAHSGELIIYQRSHTGEKPYHCSQCGKRFAASKTLKSLRIHTGERPYPYFDCGTTFRQSRALTTHQHIHTGEKPYSCDQCGKSFRRSGHLTTHQRIHTGEKPYSCDQCGKSFNQSGDLTTHQRIHTGEKPYSCDQCGKSFRNSGHLTAHQCIHTGEKPYTCEECGKSFALSGNLTTHKRIHTGEKPYSCDQCGKSFNHSGSLITHQHIHTGEKPYSCDQCGKGFNHSGNLTSHQRIHTGEKPYSCVHCGKSFRKSGHLTAHQCIHTGETSYSCDHCGKSFNQPGDLTKHQRIHTGEKPYRCDQCGKTFNHSGSLVTHQRIHTGEKPYSCDQCGKSFNQSGSLVTHQRIHTGEKPYSCDQCGKTFNHSGSLVTHQRIHTGEKPYRCDQCGKSFNHSGSLVTHQRIHTGEKPYSCDQCGKSFNQSGNLSTHQRIHTGEKPYSCDQCGKSFNQSGELTIHQRIHTGEKPYSCKQCGKSFAQDSTLTIHQRIHTGDKPYSCDQCGKSFARDSSLTAHQRIHTGEKPFSCLCGKSFAHSGSLKKHQKSQPCHLLSPSSPAPVPDP
- the LOC129839951 gene encoding zinc finger protein 883-like isoform X3 → MQDIGCFNGYHLYDKLSDKGTIASSMDQDKASTFPSTLLESPGQTSPGTALLQGLVDCRKTLGPCGTERGGEEEEKEDGDLISLSKNHGDSPNRCSLSGKGLSSGEPRQHHDADKKEKSLSRPEHLKKHQQRRIGKKPHHCCFDCGKSFAKQRELIIYQRSHTGEKPYHCSQCGKRFAASKTLKSLRIHTGERPYPCFDCGTTFSQSRALTTHQHIHTGEKPYSCDQCGKSFRRSGHLTTHQRIHTGEKPYSCDQCGKSFNQSGDLTTHQRIHTGEKPYSCDQCGKSFRNSGHLTRHKRIHTGEKPYTCEECGKSFALSGNLTTHKRIHTGEKPYSCDQCGKSFNHSGSLITHQHIHTGEKPYSCDQCGKSFNHSGNLTSHQRIHTGEKPYSCVQCGKSFRKSGHLTEHQRIHTGETSYSCDQCGKSFNQPGDLTKHQRIHTGEKPYRCDQCGKTFNQSGSLVTHQRIHTGEKPYSCDHCGKSFNQSGDLTTHQRIHTGEKPYSCYHCGKSFRNSGHLTAHQRIHTGEKPYSCYQCGKSFNQSGDLTKHQRIHTGEKPYSCDQCGKSFNQSGYLPIHQRIHTGEKPYSCNQCGKGFARDSTLTAHQRIHTGEKPYSCDQCGKSFNQSGDLITHQRIHTGERPYSCDQCGKSFARDFTLTTHQLTHTGEKPYSCLCGKSFAHSGSLKKHQKSQPCHLLSPSSPAPVPDP
- the LOC129839951 gene encoding zinc finger protein 883-like isoform X6, which codes for MDQDKASTFPSTLLESPGQTSPGTALLQGLVDCRKTLGPCGTERGGEEEEKEDGDLISLSKNHGDSPNRCSLSGKGLSSGEPRQHHDADKKEKSLSRPEHLKKHQQRRIGKKPHHCCFDCGKSFAKQRELIIYQRSHTGEKPYHCSQCGKRFAASKTLKSLRIHTGERPYPCFDCGTTFSQSRALTTHQHIHTGEKPYSCDQCGKSFRRSGHLTTHQRIHTGEKPYSCDQCGKSFNQSGDLTTHQRIHTGEKPYSCDQCGKSFRNSGHLTRHKRIHTGEKPYTCEECGKSFALSGNLTTHKRIHTGEKPYSCDQCGKSFNHSGSLITHQHIHTGEKPYSCDQCGKSFNHSGNLTSHQRIHTGEKPYSCVQCGKSFRKSGHLTEHQRIHTGETSYSCDQCGKSFNQPGDLTKHQRIHTGEKPYRCDQCGKTFNQSGSLVTHQRIHTGEKPYSCDHCGKSFNQSGDLTTHQRIHTGEKPYSCYHCGKSFRNSGHLTAHQRIHTGEKPYSCYQCGKSFNQSGDLTKHQRIHTGEKPYSCDQCGKSFNQSGYLPIHQRIHTGEKPYSCNQCGKGFARDSTLTAHQRIHTGEKPYSCDQCGKSFNQSGDLITHQRIHTGERPYSCDQCGKSFARDFTLTTHQLTHTGEKPYSCLCGKSFAHSGSLKKHQKSQPCHLLSPSSPAPVPDP
- the LOC129839951 gene encoding zinc finger protein 271-like isoform X1; translation: MNEYSCHCPFLLKEITPPGRPLVNTFLKSNFSTVDFFLYNSGYHLYDKLSDKGTIASSMDQDKASTFPSTLLESPGQTSPGTALLQGLVDCRKTLGPCGTERGGEEEEKEDGDLISLRDSPNRCSLSGKGLSSGEPRQHHDADKKEKSLSRPEHLKKHQQRRIGKKPHHCCFDCGKSFAKQRELIIYQRSHTGEKPYHCSQCGKRFAASKTLKSLRIHTGERPYPCFDCGTTFSQSRALTTHQHIHTGEKPYSCDQCGKSFRRSGHLTTHQRIHTGEKPYSCDQCGKSFNQSGDLTTHQRIHTGEKPYSCDQCGKSFRNSGHLTRHKRIHTGEKPYTCEECGKSFALSGNLTTHKRIHTGEKPYSCDQCGKSFNHSGSLITHQHIHTGEKPYSCDQCGKSFNHSGNLTSHQRIHTGEKPYSCVQCGKSFRKSGHLTEHQRIHTGETSYSCDQCGKSFNQPGDLTKHQRIHTGEKPYRCDQCGKTFNQSGSLVTHQRIHTGEKPYSCDHCGKSFNQSGDLTTHQRIHTGEKPYSCYHCGKSFRNSGHLTAHQRIHTGEKPYSCYQCGKSFNQSGDLTKHQRIHTGEKPYSCDQCGKSFNQSGYLPIHQRIHTGEKPYSCNQCGKGFARDSTLTAHQRIHTGEKPYSCDQCGKSFNQSGDLITHQRIHTGERPYSCDQCGKSFARDFTLTTHQLTHTGEKPYSCLCGKSFAHSGSLKKHQKSQPCHLLSPSSPAPVPDP